A genomic window from Nicotiana sylvestris chromosome 11, ASM39365v2, whole genome shotgun sequence includes:
- the LOC138881188 gene encoding uncharacterized protein yields MPTGRLAQWQILLTKFDIVYVTCTLIKVQALADHLAENPVDEEYQPLSTNFLDEEVNSAKVISADTNAWKMFFDGAMNTKGVRIGAILISPTVQHYPTTARLRFFCTNNTTEYEACIMGMNMAIDQDVEELQHVEDLSKQFKSVKFRYIPRFYNELADALATLASMLPYPGNVHIDPLEIQIRERHGYCNTVEVEPNVQ; encoded by the exons atgcccacagggaggttggcgcaatggcaaatcctgctcaccaagttcgacatagtctatgtcacctgCACGTTAATAAAAGTTCAAGCTTTAGCGGATCACTTAGCAGAAAATCCTGTTGATGAGGAGTATCAGCCTTTGAGTACTAACTTTCTGGACGAGGAAGTAAATTCAGCTAAGGTAATTTCAgcagacaccaatgcttggaaaatgttcttcgatggagctatGAACACAAAAGGTGTcaggattggggcaattttgatctcacccactgttCAGCACTATCCGACCACAGCCCGACTTCGGTTTTTCTGCACCAACAACActaccgagtatgaagcttgcattatgggtatgaacatggcaattgaccaagatgtggaagaatt gcaacatgtggaagatcttagcaagcaGTTCAAGTCAGTcaagttcaggtacattcctcggttttacaatgagttagccgatgcactcgctactttggcctcgatgttgccatacccaggcaatgtccacattgacccgttggaaatccaaatccgagaaaggcatggttattgcAATACGGTTGAGGTGGAACCAAATGTTCAGTAA
- the LOC138881187 gene encoding uncharacterized protein, with translation MAVVVFAPKIWRYYLYGVYVYVFTDHKSLQYIFKQKELNLRQRRWLELLKDYDIDILYHPGKANVVADALSRKSMGSLAHLEDHQRPLAMEVHQLASLGVHLADSNEGGEVVQNRAESSLVAELKEKQFVDLLLAQLKEGILKHKTTAFSFGMNDGTLRYRDRLCVPDIHGLRERIMTESPTSSRLKAKFLSFLSTSACDSVVKPAVKLHYQHAIMSSLLP, from the exons ATGGCAGTAGTGGTGTTTGCGCCAAAGATTTGGCGatattatttgtatggggtctaTGTGTATGTatttacggatcataagagccttcaatatattttcaagcagaaagagttgaatctgaggcaaagaagatggctagagttactcaaggactatgacattgatattctctatcacccgggaaaggctaatgttgtggcagatgcacTTAGTCGAAAATCCATGGGAAGTTTAGCTCATTTGGAGGACCATCAGAGGCCGTTGGCCatggaggttcaccagttggctagtttgggagttcaccttgcagactctaatgaaggaggggaagttgtgcagaatagggctgaatcatcgcttgtggcaGAGCTGAAAGAGAAGCAATTCGTGGATCTgttgttagcacaactgaaagagggTATTCTCAAACACAAAACCacagctttttcctttggcatgaatgatggtaccctacggtaccgagaccgcctatgtgttcctgatatccatggtcttcgggaaaggatcatgaCAGAATCTCCCACTTCCAG ccggctgaaagccaag tttctctcattcttgtctacttctgcttGTGATTCTGTCGTTAAAcctgcagtcaagttacattaccagCATGCTATAATGTCTTCCCTTCTCCcttag
- the LOC138881189 gene encoding uncharacterized protein encodes MDEIEIVSIFLQAKEADYFQSMTSAMGKSFAEAIKIGEMVENSLKIGAEGHDTEDFWILKRAIENLIVQKRVALEDEEIPNVTNNPLQAHNNRPVIGMICEDKEFDLDLKVIIAIADVEKKPKAATKKDKGEKKSNSAPRSVEKTVETKTGAVPPKDAILYVPRASGKEQLKLSPPKRFKLNKGPNMYVPKRTYMARGPLISPRLNEHVVITRAPQKPMKDPTIIPWNYNKAVVTYKGKEIMGEVIETNPSGKYLNLEEVNNAKQKRFSLKKPVSAKEAEEFFRKMKTTDYEVVDQLRKSPSQVSLLSLLISSNEHQKVLIKTLNEAYVLIETTNEQLERMAEQFFEVNLISFSKNELPLEGDSHNKALHLTVKCEVYYVKRVMVDGGSRVDICPLSTLQRMEIGTERIRHNNVFVRAFDGIKRDTIGEIDMILTIGPVDFEVTF; translated from the exons ATGGATGAAATTGAGATTGTTAGTATTTTTCTACAGGCCAAAGAGGCTGACTATTTCCAGAGTATGACGTCTGCAATGGGAAAGTCatttgctgaggctatcaaaattggggagatggtcGAGAATAGTCTGAAAATAG GAGcggaagggcatgacactgaaGACTTTTGGATTCTCAAAAGGGCAATCGAAAACCTAATAGTGCAAAAGAGGGTAGCACTGGAAGATGAAGAGATCCCCAATGTGACCAATAACCCATTGCAGGCTCACAACAACAGGCCagttattgggatgatttgtgaagataaagagtttgacctAGATCTGAAAGTCATCATTGCCATCGCCGATGTTGAAAAGAAGCCAAAGGCGGCTACAAAGAAAGACaagggggagaagaagagtaaTTCCGCCCCTCGAAGTGTGGAGAAGACGGTGGAAACCAAAACAGGGGCGGTACCCCCTAAGGATGCCATTCTTTATGTTCCCCGGGCCTCCGGGAAAGAACAATTGAAGTTGAGTCCTCCTAAAAGGTTCAAGCTGAATAAGGGACCTAATATGTATGTACCCAAAAGGACCTATATGGCACGGGGTCCattaatttcaccaaggctgaatgagcacGTGGTTATCACCCGCGCACCACAGAAGCCCATGAAAGATCCCACTATCATCCCCTGGAATTACAACAAAGCAgtagtgacatacaaaggaaaagaaatcatgGGGGAAGTGATCGAAACAAACCCGTCTGGAAAGTACCTCAATCTGGaagaagtgaacaatgccaaACAAAAGCGATTTTCGCTTAAAAAGCCAGTCAGTGCcaaagaagcagaggagttcttccgaaaaatgaaaactacggactacgaggtagttgaccaactccgaaagtctcCCTCCCAGGTCTCACTCTTGTCTCTACTAATAAGCTCGaatgagcatcagaaagtgttgataaaGACCCTCAATGAAGCATATGTTCTGATTGAAACCACTAATGAGCAACTGGAAAGGATGGCGGAACAATTCTTTGAAGTCAACCTGATTTCATTTAGCAAAAATGAATTGCCCCTGGAAGGGGATTcccacaacaaagctcttcatCTGACAGTTAAGTGTGAAGTGTACTATGTGAAAAGAGTCATGGTGGATGGCGGATCAAGGGtcgacatatgccctctctcaactttgcaaagaatggaaattgggactgagAGAATCAGGCATAACAATGTTTTTGTGCGTgcttttgatggcatcaagagagacacaaTAGGGGAGATTGATATGATCTTGACTATCGGTCCTGTGGACTTCGAAGTGACATTTTAG